In Yarrowia lipolytica chromosome 1F, complete sequence, a genomic segment contains:
- a CDS encoding 40S ribosomal protein uS7 (Compare to YALI0F08569g, similar to uniprot|P26783 Saccharomyces cerevisiae YJR123w RPS5 ribosomal protein S5, similar to Saccharomyces cerevisiae RPS5 (YJR123W); ancestral locus Anc_7.509), whose translation MADETAPVALALQLPKDIIAESGSVKLFNKWTYDDVEVKDISLTDYVQISQPVYIPHTAGRYANKRFRKAQCPIVERLTNALMMNGRNNGKKLKAVRIVEHALEIIHLLTDLNPLQVVVDAIINCGPREDSTRIGSSGAVRRQAVDVSPLRRVNQAISLLTIGAREAAFRNIKTIAECLAEELINAGKGSSNSYAIKKKDELERVAKSNR comes from the coding sequence ATGGCCGACGAAACCGCCCCTGTTGCTCTTGCCCTCCAGCTCCCCAAGGACATCATCGCCGAGTCCGGCTCCGTCAagctcttcaacaagtgGACCTACGACGACGTTgaggtcaaggacattTCTCTCACCGACTATGTCCAGATCTCCCAGCCCGTTTACATCCCCCACACCGCCGGCCGATACGCCAACAAGCGTTTCCGAAAGGCCCAGTGCCCCATTGTCGAGCGACTCACCAACGCTCTGATGATGAACGGCCGAAACAACGGTaagaagctcaaggctGTCCGAATCGTCGAGCACGCTCTGGAGATCATCCACCTGCTCACCGACCTCAACCCCCTgcaggttgttgttgacgCCATCATCAACTGCGGTCCCCGAGAGGACTCCACCCGAATCGGTTCCTCCGGTGCCGTTCGACGACAGGCCGTCGATGTCTCTCCTCTGCGACGAGTCAACCAGGCCATCTCTCTGCTCACCATCGGTGCCCGAGAGGCCGCTTTCCGAAACATCAAGACCATTGCTGAGTGTCTTGCTgaggagctcatcaacgCCGGAAAGGGTTCTTCCAACTCTTACGctatcaagaagaaggacgagctTGAGCGAGTCGCCAAGTCTAACCGATAA
- a CDS encoding uncharacterized protein (Truncated form of YALI0F08481g, uniprot|Q9HFC7 Yarrowia lipolytica Translocon subunit, similar to Saccharomyces cerevisiae SBH2 (YER019C-A) and SBH1 (YER087C-B); ancestral locus Anc_7.369), with product MNRTRRNNAQRQEAKASQRPTSTRSVGAGGSSSTMLKLYTDESQGLKVDPVVVMVLSLGFIFSVVALHILAKVSTKLLG from the exons ATGAACAGGAC GCGACGAAACAACGCTCAGCGAcaggaggccaaggcctCGCAGCGACCCACCTCCACACGATCTGTCGGTGCTGGCGGAtcgtcctccaccatgCTCAAGCTCTACACTGACGAGTCCCAGGGTCTCAAGGTCGACCCCGTAGTGGTCATGGTGCTCTCTCTGGgtttcatcttctccgtTGTTGCTCTCCACATTCTCGCCAAGGTGTCCACCAAGCTGCTTGGATAA
- a CDS encoding uncharacterized protein (Compare to YALI0F08459g, highly similar to uniprot|P38203 Saccharomyces cerevisiae YBL026w SNP3 Sm-like), whose translation MLFFSLFKTLVNHEITVELKNDLQIRGILKSVDQFMNIKLENVTTVEEDKFPHLTAVRDLFIRGSVVRYVHLPPGAVDTTLLEDATRREALSHSGKAIK comes from the exons atgctgtttttttcgcTATTCAAAACGCTGGTCAATCATGAGATTACCGTAGAG CTCAAAAACGACCTGCAGATCCGAGGCATTCTCAAGTCGGTGGACCAGTTCATGAACATCAAGCTGGAAAACGTGACCaccgtggaggaggacaaaTTCCCGCATCTGACGGCGGTGCGAGACCTGTTCATTCGAGGCTCGGTCGTGCGATACGTGCATCTGCCGCCCGGAGCCGTGGACACCACCTTGCTGGAGGACGCCACTCGACGGGAGGCTCTGTCCCACTCGGGTAAGGCTATCAAATAA
- a CDS encoding uncharacterized protein (Compare to YALI0F08349g, similar to Saccharomyces cerevisiae ATG9 (YDL149W); ancestral locus Anc_7.328, some similarities with uniprot|Q12142 Saccharomyces cerevisiae YDL149W PG9 integral membrane protein required for Cvt and autophagy transport) codes for MTDKSTFLSVLFGGGSVYQDLDGDGEVEDAEILRRVEEEHAQTSDNSNSDNDSGNDSDVPTSLMVEGVQDPKPGSKRRQPHRMATLSNLQSSAGPGARSVSFAQGTKTQTPIRLTKPTGVANGGLPRHKQDLGASIRTMVDPKELALWKWANVQNLDNFFAEAYMYYTGKGLVSIILSRVLNMSTIMFVVVFSTYLGSCIDYSKIKGSRTLDEVHVKQCYAKLGSFHVFVLWTFFVLWFMKLFQYVKDIRRLVDMKSFYQELLEIDENELQTISWPQVAKRMATLSEANAATQVGNSTKQRIEPHDIANRVMRKENYLVAMFHKRVLNMTVPLPQPLQRIFGRPQLLSRALEWNLSLCILDYVFNPAGQVRPMFLKSTHKQILSTGLRRRFVFAAIMNVVFAPFIILYLALLYFFRYFNEYHKNPASIGTRRYNPLAEWKLREYNELPHQFERRLTLSYIPASKYLDQFPKEKTALVSKFVSFIAGSFAAVLGIASLIDPELFLMFEISANRTVLFYIGVFGSILAVSRSLIPEETLVFDPEISLRYVAEFTHYLPPEWEGKLHTEQVKNEFSLMYEMRLIILLKELASIFLAPFILYYSLTQSCDDIVDFIRDHSVHVDGLGYVCTFAMFDFKQKSPDHQPDEDQKMLKSYLYFMDHYGDKPTNVSQTQQNVPMYSSVRLKNDGLDLNNSIMQKFQKHNGHHALSGLTQRDVGLSPAAPTATTATSGTATGAAPRRDLINFDVDESFIDQTTSNRDMDNDEQPKDKERVVDMLNQFYKKTDNMNLGA; via the coding sequence ATGACGGACAAGAGCACGTTTCTCTCGGTGCTGTTCGGCGGAGGATCCGTGTACCAGGATCTGGACGGCGACGGCGAGGTCGAGGACGCCGAGATTCTGAGACGcgtcgaggaggaacaCGCCCAAACCAGcgacaacagcaacagcgaCAATGATAGCGGAAACGACAGCGACGTTCCGACTTCTCTGATGGTCGAAGGGGTCCAGGACCCAAAACCAGGCTCAAAAAGACGTCAGCCACATAGGATGGCCACACTATCTAATTTGCAAAGTTCTGCAGGACCAGGAGCAAGATCGGTGAGTTTCGCCCAAGGAACGAAAACACAGACGCCGATCCGTCTGACAAAGCCAACAGGCGTAGCAAACGGCGGACTACCTCGTCACAAACAGGATCTGGGCGCCTCTATTCGGACCATGGTGGACCCCAAGGAGTTAGCTCTATGGAAGTGGGCCAATGTCCAGAACCTCGACAACTTCTTTGCAGAAGCATACATGTACTACACAGGCAAGGGACTGGTGTCCATCATCTTGTCTCGCGTTCTCAACATGTCCACCATTAtgtttgtggttgttttCAGCACCTATTTAGGCAGTTGTATTGATTACTCCAAGATCAAGGGCTCTCGCACGCTGGACGAGGTGCACGTGAAACAGTGCTACGCCAAACTCGGCTCTTTCCACGTGTTTGTGCTCTGGACTTTTTTTGTGCTGTGGTTCATGAAACTGTTCCAGTACGTCAAAGACATTCGACGGCTGGTAGACATGAAGTCGTTCTACCAGGAGCTGCTTGAAATCGACGAGAACGAACTACAGACCATTTCTTGGCCTCAGGTGGCAAAACGCATGGCAACATTGTCTGAAGCAAATGCTGCAACCCAAGTGGGCAACAGTACGAAGCAGAGAATCGAGCCTCATGATATCGCCAACCGAGTCATGCGAAAAGAAAATTATCTTGTGGCAATGTTCCATAAGCGGGTGCTCAACATGACTGTCCCGCTTCCACAGCCCCTGCAGCGCATCTTTGGACGGCCTCAGCTGCTCAGTCGAGCTCTGGAGTGGAATCTCAGTCTGTGCATTCTGGACTATGTATTCAACCCGGCCGGACAGGTTAGACCCATGTTTCTCAAGTcgacacacaaacagatcCTGTCCACAGGTCTACGACGTCGGTTTGTATTTGCAGCTATCATGAACGTTGTCTTTGCACCCTTCATTATTCTCTATCTTGCGCTGCTGTATTTCTTCCGATACTTCAACGAGTACCACAAGAACCCAGCATCGATAGGAACTCGAAGATACAATCCCCTGGCCGAATGGAAACTCAGAGAATACAATGAACTGCCCCATCAGTTTGAGAGACGCCTGACTCTGTCGTACATTCCTGCCTCCAAGTATCTGGATCAATTTCCCAAAGAGAAGACTGCACTAGTCAGCAAATTCGTGTCTTTCATTGCGGGCTCTTTTGCGGCGGTACTCGGTATTGCATCTCTCATTGACCCTGAGCTGTTTCTCATGTTTGAGATCTCCGCTAACCGCACGGTGCTGTTCTACATTGGAGTGTTTGGATCGATTCTGGCTGTTTCTCGGTCGCTGATTCCTGAAGAGACGCTTGTTTTCGACCCAGAAATCTCCCTAAGATATGTGGCTGAATTCACACATTATCTGCCGCCGGAGTGGGAAGGGAAACTCCACACAGAACAGGTCAAAAATGAGTTTTCGCTCATGTACGAGATGCGACTCATTATCTTGCTCAAGGAGCTAGCCAGCATTTTCCTAGCCCCCTTCATTCTCTATTACTCGCTCACCCAGTCCTGTGACGATATTGTGGACTTTATCAGAGACCATTCTGTGCATGTGGATGGCCTGGGCTATGTGTGCACTTTTGCCATGTTTGATTTTAAGCAAAAGTCGCCCGACCACCAGCCTGACGAGGACCAGAAAATGCTCAAGTCGTATTTATACTTTATGGACCACTATGGAGACAAGCCGACCAACGTGTCTCAGACCCAGCAAAATGTGCCCATGTACTCGTCTGTGCGTCTCAAGAATGACGGGCTGGATCTTAACAACTCCATTATGCAAAAGTTCCAGAAACACAACGGTCACCATGCGCTTTCTGGTCTAACTCAGCGGGATGTGGGGCtttctcctgctgctcccacGGCTACTACTGCCACATCAGGAACAGCCACCGGAGCCGCTCCTCGAAGAGATCTTATCAACTTCGATGTCGACGAGTCGTTCATAGATCAGACGACTTCAAACAGAGACATGGACAATGACGAGCAgcccaaggacaaggaaCGAGTGGTGGACATGCTCAACCAGTTTTACAAGAAGACCGACAACATGAACCTGGGCGCCTGA
- a CDS encoding uncharacterized protein (Compare to YALI0F08503g, no similarity), producing the protein MLNSELHRKAVLQLYRSLTRGAQHLPLLLSPRQKNLVHTFRTQLKQQFRKEAPVARDFQRAHRAISTALEWDALLCRAFEDPDSVAPLVDKISQEQVRIKDERHKQKVDNHLQQQFERAENNQNAKFPDFVESYRKKVLTKAESVPISPEEQQHRETQRLHTVLLKRLKSRIPQRTGRSQQLFTQCVLLANRNHQRDVYKHTLKLKRREGGEIVRDQKGSNIPQLVFHRPRHRLAPQSWEFGRIISVLYKRHNNLIVRIKDLEKELEHLGKEIRAKLRKNMDPKSEVMKTLFAKNADVKSRLRLASDKVNHMKKMLASEYPITMRRIKQYQKVVDRKHPELIHKARVKHAQMRADSNLGRLYR; encoded by the coding sequence ATGCTCAACAGCGAGCTGCATCGGAAGGCAGTGCTGCAGCTGTACAGAAGCCTGACACGCGGAGCCCAGCATCTTCCGTTGCTTCTGTCTCCCCGGCAGAAGAATCTGGTGCACACTTTTCGAACCCAGCTGAAGCAGCAGTTTCGAAAAGAAGCGCCGGTGGCGCGGGATTTCCAGCGGGCGCACAGGGCCATCTCGACGGCGCTGGAATGGGACGCGCTGCTGTGTCGGGCGTTTGAAGACCCCGACTCCGTGGCTCCGCTGGTTGATAAGATCTCACAGGAACAGGTACGGATCAAGGACGAACGACACAAGCAGAAAGTCGACAaccatctccagcagcagtttgagcGGGCGGAAAACAACCAGAACGCCAAGTTTCCCGACTTTGTCGAGTCGTACCGCAAGAAGGTGCTTACCAAGGCCGAAAGCGTTCCAATTTCCCCGGAGGAACAACAGCATAGAGAGACGCAACGTCTTCATACGGTGCTTCTGAAGCGGCTCAAGAGCCGGATCCCCCAGCGAACAGGCAGATCGCAACAGCTCTTCACTCAATGcgtgctgctggccaacaGAAACCACCAGAGAGACGTCTACAAGCACACTCTGAAACTGAAGcgtcgagaaggaggcgaAATCGTCAGAGACCAAAAGGGAAGCAACATTCCGCAGCTCGTGTTCCATCGCCCGCGACACAGACTGGCCCCACAGAGCTGGGAGTTTGGCCGGATCATTTCTGTGCTGTACAAGCGCCACAATAACCTCATTGTCCGGATCAAGGATCTGGAAAAGGAACTGGAGCATCTCGGCAAGGAGATCCGAGCCAAGCTCCGCAAAAACATGGACCCCAAGAGCGAAGTCATGAAGACGCTGTTTGCCAAAAACGCCGACGTCAAGTCGAGGCTGCGGTTGGCTTCAGACAAGGTCAACcacatgaagaagatgcTGGCCAGTGAGTACCCCATCACAATGCGGCGAATCAAGCAGTAccagaaggtggtggatcGAAAGCATCCCGAGCTCATTCACAAGGCCCGGGTTAAACATGCGCAAATGAGAGCCGATAGCAATCTGGGAAGACTGTATCGGTGA
- a CDS encoding uncharacterized protein (Compare to YALI0F08525g, no similarity possibly noncoding), translating to MLVDHKCMVEAALEFLAWELAHCPTCSHPRFSPLRELSLLGYTALSGTFHFSRSPTVTCLTRHKMPQPVTIKLKRNKKVVMMECQPKETMEQVKARLVALLPTIGPSGLSDLDVEMTDIPVPLTEYETTTSSTNKGKQPETELGEIRLAVLEGELWVEIEDYKKQKVGDYNRDFVTFGWADEGEDFVVL from the coding sequence atGCTAGTGGATCATAAATGTATGGTGGAAGCAGCACTCGAATTTCTAGCCTGGGAACTTGCTCACTGTCCGACTTGTAGTCACCCTAGATTCTCGCCACTGCGTGAACTTTCCTTATTAGGCTACACTGCGTTATCGGGAACTTTTCACTTTTCCCGAAGTCCAACCGTCACCTGTTTGACTCGACACAAAATGCCCCAACCGGTTACCATCAAGCTGAAACGCAACAAAAAGGTGGTCATGATGGAGTGCCAGCCCAAGGAGACCATGGAGCAGGTCAAAGCCCGGCTTGTGGCGCTTCTGCCCACAATTGGACCCTCGGGGCTGTCGGACCTTGACGTGGAAATGACGGACATTCCAGTGCCGTTGACGGAGTACgagaccaccacctcctcgaccAACAAGGGCAAACAGCCCGAGACGGAGCTTGGAGAAATCCGACTGGCGGTGCTGGAAGGCGAACTGTGGGTGGAGATCGAGGACTACAAGAAGCAAAAGGTGGGGGATTACAACCGGGATTTTGTCACGTTTGGATGGGCAGATGAGGGAGAGGACTTTGTGGTGCTATAA
- a CDS encoding uncharacterized protein (Compare to YALI0F08393g, similar to uniprot|Q02642 Saccharomyces cerevisiae YPL037c DNA-binding enhancer protein, similar to Saccharomyces cerevisiae BTT1 (YDR252W) and EGD1 (YPL037C); ancestral locus Anc_8.485): protein MPVDPAKLAALQKKSGAQSGGKGTPRRPGKKVAGRNISEDEKKLSATLKKFNAQEITGISEVNMFKEDGTVLHFPKVHVEGSVASNTFAISGPSQQKDIAELIPDILPQMGQDALLQLQQAAVQFSKLQEQAKKTAGGPDAAKEAGDDEIPNLVENFEDNVE, encoded by the exons aTGCCTGTTGATCCCGCTAAGCTCGCAGCTCTCCAGAAGAAGTCCGGTGCCCAGTCCG GTGGAAAGGGTACTCCCCGACGACCCGGCAAGAAGGTTGCTGGCCGAAACATCtctgaggacgagaagaagctgtcCGCCACCCTCAAGAAGTTCAACGCCCAGGAGATCACCGGTATCTCTGAGGTCAACAtgttcaaggaggacgGCACCGTGCTGCACTTCCCCAAGGTCCACGTTGAGGGCTCCGTCGCCTCCAACACCTTTGCTATCTCTGGTCCTTCCCAGCAGAAGGACATTGCTGAGCTGATCCCTGATATCCTCCCCCAGATGGGCCAGGATgctcttctgcagctgcagcaggcCGCCGTTCAGTTCTCCAAGCTCCAGGAGCAGGCAAAGAAGACTGCCGGCGGCCCTGacgccgccaaggaggccggtGACGACGAGATCCCCAACCTCGTTGAGAACTTTGAGGACAACGTCGAATAG
- a CDS encoding uncharacterized protein (Compare to YALI0F08415g, similar to wi|NCU00678.1 Neurospora crassa and uniprot|Q04792 Saccharomyces cerevisiae YMR250w), whose translation MVLSEHVNADKLLSNLTGKGDEHAIRALIASHTLRDPYSSKYNSQEPIPKFRIPEEGCEEKQAYQLIKDDLDLDGKPNLNLASFVNTYISDRAEKLAVENLTKNLADADEYPALMTVHARCVSILGHLWNNTDHEKAIGTATTGSSEAIHLGGLAMKKRWQEKRRAAGKSTEKPNILMAANAQVALEKFARYFDVEDRIIPVREASKHCLDLSKIKENLDENTIGIFVIMGSTYTGHYEDVQGVAKILDEYEKETGHSIDIHVDGASGAMVAPFLYPDLEWDFRVPRVKSINTSGHKFGLTTAGLGWILWRDAKYLPKELIFELHYLGGKEESYTLNFSRPGFPVLHQYYNFLHLGFDGYKQLHASSMANARLLSVFLEATGHYTCVSEIHLPANGSKPKDVKHVATADPLQYMAGLPVVAFRFSDSFRKAHPEVPQAAVSTLLRVKGYIIPNYELPPSEQKTEILRVVVRQSMSIDLLDRLMEDISAITNVLLEAVEDVKKLRAEGDHDPQLIHKYVLTLVTGKPVEEREEDWEGHSTFRAAC comes from the coding sequence ATGGTCCTCTCCGAACACGTCAACGccgacaagctgctgtcCAACCTCACCGGCAAGGGTGACGAGCACGCCATCCGGGCTCTCATTGCCTCCCACACCCTGCGAGACCCCTACTCATCCAAGTACAACTCGCAGGAGCCCATTCCCAAGTTCCGAATTCCCGAGGAGGGCTgcgaggagaagcaggccTACCAGCTTATTAAGGATGACCTGGATCTCGACGGAAAGCCCAACCTCAACCTGGCTTCTTTCGTCAACACCTACATCTCCGACCGAgccgagaagctggccGTGGAGAACCTGACCAAGAACCTGGCCGATGCCGACGAGTACCCCGCTCTGATGACCGTTCACGCCCGATGTGTCTCCATTCTCGGCCATCTCTGGAACAACACCGACCACGAGAAAGCTATCGGTACTGCCACCACCGGATCTTCCGAGGCCATCCATCTTGGAGGTCTGGCCATGAAGAAGCGATGGCAGGAGAAGCGACGGGCCGCCGGCAAGTCCACTGAGAAGCCTAACATTCTCATGGCTGCCAACGCCCAGGTCGCCCTCGAGAAGTTTGCCCGATACTTTGATGTCGAGGACCGAATCATCCCCGTGCGAGAGGCCTCCAAGCACTGCCTCGATCTgtccaagatcaaggagaaccTCGATGAGAACACCATTGGTATCTTCGTCATCATGGGATCCACCTACACTGGCCACTACGAAGACGTCCAGGGCGTCGCCAAGATTTTGGATGagtacgagaaggagaccgGTCACTCCATTGACATCCACGTTGACGGAGCCTCCGGAGCCATGGTTGCCCCTTTCCTCTACCCCGATCTCGAGTGGGACTTCCGAGTGCCCCGAGTCAAGTCCATCAACACCTCTGGCCACAAGTTTGGTCTCACAACCGCTGGTCTTGGTTGGATTCTCTGGAGAGACGCAAAGTACCtgcccaaggagctcatctTCGAGCTGCACTACCTGGGAGGTAAGGAGGAGTCCTACACCCTCAACTTCTCGAGACCCGGTTTCCCCGTGCTGCACCAGTACTACAACTTCCTGCACCTGGGATTCGACGgctacaagcagctgcaTGCCTCTTCCATGGCTAACGCCCGACTGCTATCTGTCTTCCTCGAGGCTACTGGACACTACACTTGCGTCTCCGAGATCCACCTGCCTGCTAATGgctccaagcccaaggatGTCAAGCACGTGGCTACTGCCGATCCTCTGCAGTACATGGCTGGTCTGCCCGTTGTTGCCTTCCGATTCTCCGACTCGTTCCGAAAGGCACATCCTGAGGTCCCCCAGGCTGCTGTCTCCACCCTGCTACGAGTCAAGGGATACATTATCCCCAACTACGAGCTGCCTCCTTCCGAGCAGAAGACTGAGATTCTTCGAGTGGTTGTGCGACAGTCCATGTCCATCGACCTGCTCGACCGACTCATGGAGGACATTTCCGCCATCACCAATGTGCTGCTCGAGGCCGTGGAGGATGTGAAGAAGCTGCGGGCCGAGGGTGACCACGATCCTCAGCTCATTCACAAGTACGTTCTGACTCTGGTGACCGGAAAGCCTGTTGAGGAGCGAGAGGAGGACTGGGAGGGACACTCCACTTTCCGAGCTGCCTGTTAA
- a CDS encoding uncharacterized protein (Compare to YALI0F08371g, similar to Saccharomyces cerevisiae NOP14 (YDL148C); ancestral locus Anc_7.327, similar to uniprot|Q99207 Saccharomyces cerevisiae YDL148C nuclear and nucleolar protein) — MAKTSQLKRLKETLKKNDLTGQTNVKGNKKKMNSGKNRQDRDKVLSDIRQQFNPFDVKVARKKHDIGGRTVRGSVGRPGLSKLSGEEARMEARKLELQNKGRVGGVFDRRFGEGDSNMNPEEKMLERFTRERQLRSMGGGRNKSIFALDDDDDDADADMMLTHSGQALDFKDDFDQGDLGIEAEEDEEMAAILANRRKLAEERGMGAMGVNLEEMDGVDMEEAGTGRKKSKEEVMKEIIAKSKFHKAERQAARDKDQAIIEEMNDEDTMNALIRELGSIKAKKVVTALDQKEKEYDQNFRNMILDRRAKPQDRTKTDEELAKEEAEKLKKLEDERQARMRGEVAIDQGEGDDLDGNVAFDFENSEEEGEDDEDEAEDDDDEDVEIHEVDEDEDESGDKSGDESGEEETTKSEPASKSSSSTLAYTFPIPKSHKMFLETTSAYPLDQLPTIIDRINVLHHASLKEGNKERLAKFACVLIDHLMYLADEEEEDDFECLSEVVAKVHTLAETHSPTMAAHIRKKLEAHQADTTVTAGHLMLWTLIGMIFSTSDHFHLVVTPAVLVMTRFLSLSTFDSIPKCIAGLYTAQLLIQYQRIAKRFIPEIAVFLGRLIAALEGTETSLPMASLFKIAPIKGFTPGKASHKSTDKTISMRSANRSILSKKEVATLSQELHNQAVFSVSKLMDTYKDISAFPETFEFCENIPELADKYSRITKFKLADRKPLTLHKHRPLAIKTMAPKFEENFNVDKKSYNPDMALQETQKLRAELKKEKKSALREIRKDAAFEAREKIRERREKDDAYHEKMARLVRSVQTEEGAEKNAYERERASRKRKR; from the coding sequence ATGGCCAAAACGAGTCAGCTCAAGCGGCTCAAGGAGacgctcaagaagaacgatCTGACGGGCCAGACTAATGTCAAGGGCAATAAAAAGAAGATGAACAGCGGCAAAAACCGCCAGGACAGAGACAAGGTGCTGTCTGACATCCGGCAGCAGTTCAACCCTTTCGATGTCAAGGTGGCCAGGAAGAAGCATGATATTGGAGGCCGAACCGTACGGGGCAGTGTGGGACGACCTGGACTGTCCAAGCTCAGTGGCGAGGAAGCCCGTATGGAGGCTCGAAAGCTGGAGTTGCAAAACAAGGGACGGGTTGGAGGAGTGTTTGACCGGCGGTTTGGAGAGGGTGACTCCAACATGAATCCCGAGGAGAAAATGCTGGAGCGGTTTACGCGGGAGCGACAGCTTCGGTCGATGGGTGGTGGTCGAAACAAGTCGATTTTCGCTCttgacgatgacgatgacgacgcCGACGCTGATATGATGCTGACTCACTCTGGTCAGGCTCTTGATTTCAAGGACGATTTTGATCAGGGCGATCTGGGTAttgaggccgaggaggacgaggagatggcaGCCATTCTTGCCAACCGACGCAAGCTAGCAGAGGAGCGGGGTATGGGTGCTATGGGAGTCaatctggaggagatggacgGAGTTGATATGGAGGAGGCGGGCACTGGCcgaaagaagagcaaggaggaggtcatGAAGGAGATCATTGCCAAGTCCAAGTTCCACAAGGCCGAGCGACAGGCAGCTCGTGACAAGGACCAGGCGATTATCGAGGAAATGAACGACGAGGACACCATGAATGCTCTGATCCGGGAGCTGGGATCtatcaaggccaagaaggtggtgaCAGCTCTGgaccagaaggagaaggagtacGACCAGAACTTCCGAAACATGATTCTGGACCGTCGAGCCAAGCCTCAGGACAGAACTAAGActgacgaggagctggccaaagaggaggctgaaaagctcaagaagctggaggatgaGCGACAGGCCCGAATGCGAGGCGAGGTTGCCATTGACCAGGGCGAAGGCGATGATCTGGACGGCAATGTGGCGTTTGACTTTGAGAattccgaggaggagggtgaggatgatgaagacgaggccgaagatgatgatgatgaagatgttGAGATTCATGAAGTagatgaagacgaagatgagTCTGGCGATAAATCTGGTGATGAATCtggcgaggaggagactaCAAAGTCCGAGCCAGCCTCAAagtcttcctcctccactctAGCATACACATTTCCCATCCCCAAATCACACAAGATGTTCTTGGAGACCACATCGGCCTACCCTCTGGACCAGCTGCCCACCATCATCGACCGGATCAACGTTTTGCATCACGCCTCGCTCAAGGAGGGCAACAAAGAGCGTCTAGCCAAGTTTGCATGCGTGCTCATCGACCATCTCATGTACCTCgccgacgaagaggaggaggacgacttTGAGTGTTTGTCTGAAGTCGTCGCTAAAGTGCACACTTTGGCGGAAACTCACAGTCCTACTATGGCTGCTCACATCAGAAAGAAGTTGGAGGCTCATCAGGCCGACACTACAGTTACGGCCGGTCATCTCATGCTGTGGACTTTGATTGGCATGATTTTCTCCACGTCCGATCATTTCCACCTGGTTGTGACGCCTGCGGTGCTCGTTATGACCCGTTTCCTGTCTCTGTCCACCTTTGACTCCATTCCCAAGTGCATTGCCGGGCTGTACACCGCCCAGCTGTTGATCCAGTACCAGCGAATTGCCAAGCGGTTCATTCCCGAGATTGCCGTCTTCCTGGGCCGTCTGATTGCTGCTCTGGAAGGCACTGAGACTTCTCTTCCCATGGCTTCTCTTTTCAAGATTGCTCCTATCAAGGGTTTCACTCCTGGTAAGGCTTCCCACAAGTCTACCGATAAGACCATCTCAATGAGATCAGCCAACCGATCCATTCTgagcaagaaggaggtggccaCGCTATCTCAGGAGCTCCATAACCAGGCCGTGTTTTCCgtctccaagctcatggACACATACAAGGACATTTCAGCCTTCCCTGAGACTTTCGAGTTCTGCGAGAACATTCCCGAGCTTGCAGACAAGTATAGCCGAATcaccaagttcaagttGGCTGACCGAAAGCCTCTCACTCTACACAAGCACCGACCCCTGGCCATCAAGACCATGGCCCCCAAGTTCGAGGAAAACTTCAACGTGGACAAAAAGTCGTACAACCCGGATATGGCGCTACAGGAGACCCAGAAACTTCGagccgagctcaagaaggagaagaagagcgcGCTGCGGGAGATCCGAAAGGACGCCGCCTTCGAGGCCCGAGAAAAGATCCGAGAACGAcgagagaaggacgacGCCTACCACGAAAAGATGGCTCGACTGGTGCGATCTGTGCAGACCGAGGAGGGAGCCGAAAAGAACGCCTACGAGAGAGAACGGGCCAGCAGAAAGCGAAAGCGATAG